From one Danio rerio strain Tuebingen ecotype United States chromosome 19, GRCz12tu, whole genome shotgun sequence genomic stretch:
- the mterf1 gene encoding transcription termination factor 1, mitochondrial has product MAQRQMFYFLLSVRRCVQLPVASRLCSSSPQNVDPAAENKCLLESLSSLGVDLSSARRRHPGVLKRALTNEQGLARFLQSKGADAAAVASIISRFPRCITRSSKHLQERWSLWRSIFQSDGEMVEILSRSPESFFRSSDNKNLEENITFLKSLGITPKDLHRLLTTAPRTFSNSVALNRNMVELLQSVCASLGGDNEKEFARIIISKNLYIFIRSTNRIRANVDFLLSEMKLSDSEAQVFLQSHGALILDLSHESLKKNFQNLRLKLRSLGCGEEDLRKMILKFSLVLFMSAQLLNTKLDCFLDAGINIQQLILKPKVLDFSVENIRRRLEQLRALDYDFQKQGIAVLDMSNKRFQEKIRRLENEL; this is encoded by the exons ATGGCACAGAGGCAGATGTTCTACTTCCTGTTGTCCGTCAGAAGATGTGTTCAGCTTCCTGTAGCGTCTCGCCTCTGCAGCTCCAGTCCCCAGAATGTGGATCCAGCAGCGGAGAACAAGTGTCTTCTGGAAAGCCTGTCCAGCCTGGGTGTGGACCTGAGCTCGGCCCGCAGACGGCACCCGGGCGTCCTGAAGCGAGCGCTGACCAATGAGCAGGGACTCGCCCGCTTCCTGCAGAGCAAAGGTGCAGACGCGGCCGCCGTCGCCAGCATCATCTCACGCTTCCCACGATGCATCACTCGCTCCAGCAAACACCTGCAGGAGCGCTGGAGCCTCTGGAGGAGCATCTTCCAGAGCGACGGCGAGATGGTGGAGATCCTCTCCAGATCCCCAGAGTCATTCTTCCGCTCCAGCGACAACAAGAACCTGGAGGAGAACATCACTTTTCTCAAGTCTCTAG GTATTACTCCTAAAGACCTCCACCGGTTGCTGACCACAGCTCCACGCACCTTCTCCAACAGCGTGGCGCTCAACAGAAACATGGTGGAGCTCCTGCAGAGCGTCTGCGCTAGTCTGGGCGGAGACAACGAGAAAGAGTTCGCCAGGATCATCATCTCCAAAAACCTCTACATCTTCATCCGCAGCACCAACCGCATCAGAGCCAATGTGGATTTCCTGCTGAGCGAGATGAAGCTGAGTGACTCTGAGGCGCAGGTTTTCCTCCAGAGCCACGGCGCACTGATCCTGGACCTGTCCCACGAGAGTCTGAAGAAGAACTTCCAGAACCTGCGCCTGAAACTGCGATCTCTAGGCTGCGGAGAGGAAGATCTGAGGAAGATGATCCTCAAGTTCTCACTGGTGCTCTTCATGTCTGCGCAGCTGCTGAACACCAAGCTGGACTGCTTTCTGGACGCTGGGATCAACATCCAGCAGCTCATCCTCAAACCCAAAGTGCTGGACTTCAGTGTGGAGAACATCAGGCGGAGGCTGGAGCAGCTCCGAGCGCTGGACTACGACTTCCAGAAACAGGGCATCGCAGTGCTGGATATGAGCAACAAACGCTTCCAGGAGAAGATCAGGAGACTGGAGAATGAGCTGTAA